A window from Athalia rosae chromosome 5, iyAthRosa1.1, whole genome shotgun sequence encodes these proteins:
- the LOC105690774 gene encoding LIM domain only protein 3-like, whose translation MTMDVSKSETNKNGSTQQECAGCGKTITERYLLKALDLYWHEDCLKCGCCDCRLGEVGSTLYTKANLILCKRDYLRLFGNTGYCAACSKVIPAFEMVMRARANVYHLECFACQQCNHRFCVGDRFYLCENKILCEYDYEERLVFANMALHPPASLAHIKRQLPPTPTPSGQNMHPSHSPMQHPHQPPGAMAQGIGQHNHISNGQISGGTPSLNGTIGGPRGPGDMNNNGLSGPGIGSVKPPPMSMSAPTS comes from the exons ATGACGATGGACGTGAGTAAATCGGAGACGAATAAAAACGGCTCCACGCAACAGGAGTGCGCCGGTTGTGGGAAAACAATCACGGAAAG ATATCTCTTGAAAGCTCTGGACCTCTACTGGCACGAAGACTGTCTGAAATGCGGCTGCTGCGACTGCAGACTGGGCGAAGTTGGCTCCACTTTGTACACTAAAGCTAACTTAATACTCTGCAAAAGAGACTATCTGAGGCTCTTCGGCAACACCGGATACTGCGCGGCTTGCAGCAAGGTCATACCCGCCTTCGAAATGGTCATGAGGGCCAGGGCGAACGTGTACCATTTAGAGTGTTTCGCCTGCCAACAGTGCAATCACAG ATTTTGCGTAGGGGATAGATTTTATCTCTGCGAAAACAAGATATTGTGCGAGTACGATTACGAGGAAAGGTTGGTTTTTGCCAATATGGCGTTACATCCGCCAGCCTCTCTTGCTCACATCAAAAGGCAGTTGCCTCCTACGCCAACACCGTCGGGACAAAATATGCATCCGAGTCACAGTCCCATGCAACATCCGCACCAACCACCGGGTGCCATGGCTCAGGGTATCGGACAGCACAATCACATCTCAAAC GGTCAAATTTCCGGAGGTACGCCCAGTCTCAATGGGACTATAGGCGGCCCAAGGGGACCCGGTGACATGAACAATAACGGATTATCCGGCCCGGGAATCGGGTCCGTCAAACCACCGCCCATGTCGATGTCGGCACCCACCAGCTGA
- the LOC105690766 gene encoding uncharacterized protein LOC105690766 gives MASRRSVSSLPTPGLDPKLKSRVDALTTEFQYYGAAIRNLAPALTKMQDRSRVLPWVNKLFGAEYHVEVLRDKRNRYLAAITVNLINDELLGIFEEDPPTGPTRNMATMSVTNAPYSEWELDTTWKDYMDSLPDEYEEVAFEYRNTSLPNEKSLVKIGLIFVTQFFDHPTDTLHFSQAWRRVRERGYRNERPTRQRESRSSFSFSSLGEFAFLMYQIRPYAALMPCRDARTKVAAWIQTLCRLKCKTCGKMKGLRNDYAYALYGYVHDLRVAGPFQDYPHWKRLKSLPEAAKLAAKRHPLTSPYSEEAENFMCVQPTPEEGAFCYIAVTGDFLNTETLLPP, from the exons ATGGCGAGCAGAAGGAGCGTGTCTTCTTTACCAACGCCTGGCCTCGATCCCAAACTTAAATCCAGGGTGGACGCGCTCACCACTGAATTCCAGTATTACGG AGCCGCGATCAGAAATTTGGCCCCGGCTTTGACCAAGATGCAGGACAGATCGCGCGTCCTTCCCTGGGTCAATAAACTTTTCGGGGCGGAATACCACGTCGAGGTACTCAGAGACAAGCGTAACAG ATACCTCGCGGCGATCACCGTTAATTTGATCAACGACGAATTGCTCGGAATTTTCGAAGAAGATCCGCCGACAGGACCCACCAGAAATATGGCTACGATGTCGGTCACGAACGCGCCTTATTCGGAATGGGAATTGGACACAACGTGGAAAGATTACATGGACTCGCTGCCGGACGAATACGAAGAGGTCgcgttcgaatatcgaaatacctcgttaccgaatgaaaaatcattagTGAAAATTGGTCTGATCTTCGTGACTCAATTCTTCGATCATCCCACAGATACCTTGCACTTTTCACAAGCCTGGCGACGAGTGCGAGAAAGAGGCTATCGAAATGAACGACCAACTCGACAACGTGAGTCGCGGTCTagtttctcattttcgtcattgggt GAATTCGCGTTTTTGATGTACCAAATAAGACCGTACGCAGCTTTGATGCCCTGTAGAGACGCGAGGACAAAGGTTGCCGCCTGGATACAAACGTTGTGCAGATTGAAGTGTAAAACTtgcggaaaaatgaaaggattACGTAACGACTACGCTTACGCGTTGTACGG aTACGTTCACGACCTCAGGGTAGCCGGACCCTTCCAGGATTATCCTCATTGGAAACGTTTAAAGTCCCTCCCCGAAGCTGCGAA ATTGGCCGCCAAACGACACCCCCTGACATCGCCGTACAGCGAAGAAGCTGAAAATTTCATGTGCGTCCAGCCGACCCCTGAGGAAGGTGCTTTTTGTTACATAGCCGTGACGGGAGATTTTCTGAACACCGAAACGCTATTGCCCCCCTAA